Part of the Tribolium castaneum strain GA2 chromosome 4, icTriCast1.1, whole genome shotgun sequence genome is shown below.
GCCACAACGTTTGCCAAAGAGGAAGAAACAAACGAAGTGAACCCACCTCGCAAACTCACAGCAAACCTGGACGCCAACCTCCGGAGAGCACTACTCAAAGCCCTAACCGAACTAGAAAAcgaagaaaacgaaaaaaagcAGCTTTTAGACACAAGTGACAAAGTAGTGGAAAAAGCTTCCGCTTCTGCACTCTCCTTTTTCGCAAGTACCGAGCCATCCATCACCGAGAAAACCACCACTGAAGAAGCAACACCAAAACCGATCGTAGTCATACAAAAAAGCCACGGGCTACAACACAAACCCATCACaactttagaaaaatatagCCCCGAACATGAACAAATCCTCACAAGTGCTAGTAGTAGTTTTACGTCGGCGTCGAACAAATTTTTCGCCAAAACGGACAAACCaaacattaatttagtatCAAACGAAGTTAAAGCAACAACGAAGGTACGACCAAAAGTCGAAGTCACGACTGTGACAACGACCACGGAAGAAAGCCAAGCAAAAGTTGAAGATGTGCAGTTTTTTTCCGCCCCTTTAGTCGCTGCTTTCACAGTACATCAGGACGAACGCGGATTACCGAAAAGTGTGGAGCCGATTTTCCGGCCCAAAATTGAACAGAAGGTCAAACCGAAACAGGAGACACTAAACCCGCCACAAGACCAGTTCAGGACACAGTTAGCCCTTCAGGAGAAACAGCGGGCTTTAGAAGCGGAAATTTTAAGACTGAAACAGCAACAACAGCAGCAGAATTATCTGATAAGGCAGCAACAAATTCTCCACCAGCAGCAACTGCAACTCCAGAAACAGAAAATTCTGGACGAACGGACCCGAATTTTCAACCAACAATCATTCGTTCCTTTAGTGAGCACAACGCAACGAAACGAGTTCAATCAACAACCGTTCGTCCCTTTGGTTTCCACAACGCAAAGGAATGAGTTTAACGATCCTTCAAGGGTTCGGGGGAGTTTAGTCTCCTTCCAGCCAAGTATAAGCTTCACTTCGAATCAACATCCATCGGGGGTTCTACCACTCAACGCCCAGCAACTACCGCTCAAAAACGCGGCTAATTTTCGCGCCCCGTTCATCCCGAACGACAATTTACAACAGTTTAATTACTTGAGCCATCAGCAACCACCGTTGGAAACCAGCGTTTcgcattttaatttccaaCCGACTGTTCAGCCCCAATTGACGGCACCAAAGCACCAtcgcgtttttaggcaagaggCCAACACTGGCaactttttcaataattttaacaatttcaaTCAAGCGCTCCCGCAGCAGAATAGTAACAGGTTCTTTAGGTCGAACTTGCAGTATAATTTTAATCGAGCCCAACCGCCCATTGTAAACCAACAATTAAACCACTTGCTGTATAACTCGGGCTTGATTAGGGGGAAGCAACAAGAGGATTTGAATATTGTTTCAAAAGTTCTCGCTTTAAATCACTACGGAGGTGATTATAGATTTGACAGTTCAAATGTTAGCGAACAAAGGGTGCCCCCGCCAGTCATTAAGAAAGTTTGAGGCGCTTTGTTGAGcggtgttatttattttatggaaTTTCATAGTCATACAGCAGTGTCAAGAGTTGTACCTTCGGTATAGTACAAGTTAATGTTAAGTTATTgagttgtaaataattattctaCCTACGAACGCATACGACTGATTTCAACCAGAAAATAGTTTCAGTTCCATAGTCGCCGGTTCTGCTATTAGCTCAGTGTGGTTATCatatttataacgtttttgaaataatttatgttaactATGAATCGACTTTTGTTTGTACTTACTAATAAAACATATCTATATACTGCccggtttttatttattagtagcctgttttaagaaaaaagtttaacAACGTttatatattaataacaattattatcaACATCATGCATTGACTTGCTCCAATTCAGCGCTAACTTCTTGCTTTTTCTTATCACCAAGAGGCGAATTAATGcacaaatccaaaaattgcaGCAATCTGTTCTCACACTTGcagataaatgaattttttcattgCCCAATTTTGAAATTGCTTTTTTCTACGAGCTATAAACCCAAAAATGATAACGTAATCATTAACGAATTTCACAACGACTGTTAAGTCTCAATTCtggaagaattttatttgtttgtgcAGATAAACCGAGATTCCTGGCCATTCTCTTATCAATTGTTGTTATAAAGCGCAAACATTATTGACGAGTGATGACATTAACCAGTTAGTCTTAAAGATGTTGGGCTTCCTGACGTTGCTTGTAACATTCGTCACTCTGCTGGTGTttctattttacaaattttcaaaagagAGGCCTGAAAATTTTCCGCCAGGTTTGCAATCAAGTTACGAGTAACAATTGTAAATACTGTCCCTAGGTCCGCCCAGTTTGCCAATATGGGGTAGTTACTGGTTTCtgttaaaagaaaattacaatttgctCCACCTCTCGTTTGAGACGCTTGGCAAGCGGTACAAGACGGATATTTTGGGTTTTTTTCTGGGAAATGCCCCGACTGTGGTCACCTTGAGTTACGAACTCACTAAAGAAATGTTGTCGCGGGATGAGTTCATGGGTCGAAACGACACCATAATCGTGCAAACGAGGAGTCGGGGAAGCCCCAAGGGTATTTTTTTCACTGATGGTCCGGTCTGGAAGCAGCAG
Proteins encoded:
- the LOC103315243 gene encoding LIM and SH3 domain protein Lasp isoform X1 encodes the protein MGSGDGQVTVPPSQRSKNRDWIDCFILKWFPSACTNKAHFCVFVLATTFAKEEETNEVNPPRKLTANLDANLRRALLKALTELENEENEKKQLLDTSDKVVEKASASALSFFASTEPSITEKTTTEEATPKPIVVIQKSHGLQHKPITTLEKYSPEHEQILTSASSSFTSASNKFFAKTDKPNINLVSNEVKATTKVRPKVEVTTVTTTTEESQAKVEDVQFFSAPLVAAFTVHQDERGLPKSVEPIFRPKIEQKVKPKQETLNPPQDQFRTQLALQEKQRALEAEILRLKQQQQQQNYLIRQQQILHQQQLQLQKQKILDERTRIFNQQSFVPLVSTTQRNEFNQQPFVPLVSTTQRNEFNDPSRVRGSLVSFQPSISFTSNQHPSGVLPLNAQQLPLKNAANFRAPFIPNDNLQQFNYLSHQQPPLETSVSHFNFQPTVQPQLTAPKHHRVFRQEANTGNFFNNFNNFNQALPQQNSNRFFRSNLQYNFNRAQPPIVNQQLNHLLYNSGLIRGKQQEDLNIVSKVLALNHYGGDYRFDSSNVSEQRVPPPVIKKV
- the LOC103315243 gene encoding LIM and SH3 domain protein Lasp isoform X2 is translated as MRWAHFCVFVLATTFAKEEETNEVNPPRKLTANLDANLRRALLKALTELENEENEKKQLLDTSDKVVEKASASALSFFASTEPSITEKTTTEEATPKPIVVIQKSHGLQHKPITTLEKYSPEHEQILTSASSSFTSASNKFFAKTDKPNINLVSNEVKATTKVRPKVEVTTVTTTTEESQAKVEDVQFFSAPLVAAFTVHQDERGLPKSVEPIFRPKIEQKVKPKQETLNPPQDQFRTQLALQEKQRALEAEILRLKQQQQQQNYLIRQQQILHQQQLQLQKQKILDERTRIFNQQSFVPLVSTTQRNEFNQQPFVPLVSTTQRNEFNDPSRVRGSLVSFQPSISFTSNQHPSGVLPLNAQQLPLKNAANFRAPFIPNDNLQQFNYLSHQQPPLETSVSHFNFQPTVQPQLTAPKHHRVFRQEANTGNFFNNFNNFNQALPQQNSNRFFRSNLQYNFNRAQPPIVNQQLNHLLYNSGLIRGKQQEDLNIVSKVLALNHYGGDYRFDSSNVSEQRVPPPVIKKV